The following DNA comes from Papaver somniferum cultivar HN1 chromosome 4, ASM357369v1, whole genome shotgun sequence.
CCTAGAAATTTTTCTTGAATGTTGTTTCAAAATTTTACTCTAAAAGTAAGATTAAGGTGAGATTATAACAGATCTAACTCTAATTATGATTTCAATAAGAGATTTATGCTGAAATCAAGCTTTTAAAAAGTTTTCAAAATCACAAAATGATTTTGCAGTAATATAAATCTGAAAAATCAAAGAACTAAATCTACTTATTGAATTGAAACGTTAAAGATAAAACGAAGCTTATCTGTTCACTTCGTAAGCGAATCTTCAAAttcatttgttgttgttgatgattatCATTCATTTTCCATCGATTTTCATTGAATCTCCGAATAACAACTGATGTTGATGTCGAATTAACGTTTAGATAATCAGGATCTAGGTTTTGAAACCATTTTTCATTGAAAATTTCAATTAGAAATTGTGTCTTCTCTCCTGTTTCTTCATCCGAGAGAGAGCGGAAGGAAAATGAGAGAGAGAtagtgaaaaagaaaatgaactaaaAAAGAAAATATCTAATGATATAAATACTAAAGGGCAGTGTTGTCATTATTAGAATtcctaataattaattatgggccatatctgaagaaaatttgattttttgggcctagtaatatcgttttcttaaagtatggagttgacagtggaagatccatttagtggggcttctatatattgaattCATATAGtcgggggttctagtatttttcacgtTTATGAATCATATTATTGTATCTGTAGGAGAGAGATTTTGGGGGCTTAAAATGATAGTTAAAACCAAATCATGGATAGGGGGACCTCATCCATATGAAAAGTCCAATTTACCGTTatacataaataaaacaaaatcacactattcattaaaaaaaaaaaactaaattaaccaggcgtttttaggggccaacaataaaacaaaaaaagatcACCCAAACATAAAATGTAGCCATCCATTATCCCGCGTAATTCATAATGGCAAAATTGCCCTTAGATAATCGGTAGATAGTATATTGTTTTTATCCTCCGAATGCATTCGGTAGGCAAGATAAGAAGCATGCGTCTGAATGTAGTGGGTGTAGTATTTGAatgaattttgtttcatttttcatttcttttcatttttgagttataTCCATGGCATAGTAGGATCAGCCACAGTCATATTCAGAAGATATATCATTTGAATAAACTCCTGAATATACGAtggtccaaaaatcagaattttaaaAAAACAGAGAttttttaaattttgaatttgtaataATCGGGGGAAATATAATTTACATAAACTCCCGAATGTATGTTGCCTAACTTTCTAATATGGCCCTtgaaaccacctagagccatggcatggtaggATCTGCCACAGTCATATTCAGAAGATATGTCATTTGAATAAACTCCCGAATATACgacggcccaaaaatcagaatttttgaaaaaccaaaaattttctgtttttgaacttgtaataatcagaagatattgcatttgcataaacttccgaatgtatgttGGCTAACCTTCAAAAATCCTTAGGTTTGCGCCTCTTGGAACCACTTAGATCCATGGCATTGTTTGTTATGCAACAAGCATATTCGGAAGATATTGCATTTgcataaacttccgaatgtacaatggcccaaaaatcagaatttttgaaaaaacaaaatttttctaGTTTTGAACTTATAATAATCAGAAGATATTGCATTTgcataaacttccgaatgtatgttGGCTAACCTTTAAAAATCCTTAGGTTTGCGCCTCTTGgtaccacctagagccatggcatggtttgttatgCAACAAgcatattcggaaaatattgcatttgcataaacttccaaatgtacaatggcccaaaaatcagaatttttgaaaaaccaaaatttttatggTTTTGAGCTAGTAATAATCGGAAGATATTGCATTTACTCTAAATTGTTTCATCTAACACAAGTTATTCATTGACTTGGGCTCTGCGACTCGGTGTAAATCGGCGACAGACTCAACGAATTTCTTCTTCCCATTTTTCGATCTGAGTGCTTCTCAGACAATCATCCAGGTGATGTTGTTTGATTAATTTTCTAGCTTTCATTAATCCAGGTGGTTTCGATGGATTCTGTTCCTAAAGCACCTGGTAAAGAAGTTCGTCATCATGATAATTTAGGTTTTAACAATGAATCGAATTCACAAAAGGTTCCTTCTATTGAACTTCCTGATGATTTATTTGAAGAAGGTTTAAATCCATGGAAGTTTTCACTAATTGGAATATTAGATTTACaacatataaaatttgtaaatgaTGCTATTATTTTACGACAACAATGGAAACTCGTTGGAGATTGTAAGCTCATTCCACTAGGAAGAATTTTTTTCACTATTAAGTTGGATAATGAAACTGATCGCAGATTCATCAAATCAGGTCAATGGGAAGTTTTAAATCAGGTGTTACAAGTAAGAAATTGGATTTCTAATTTTATACCATCAAAGAAAATTACATCTAAAGCTCAAGTTTGGGTTCGTTTTCCTGGTTTGGGCTTGGAATTCTGGAAGGAAAAAATTCTTTTCACTATCTGTAAAGAGATTGGTACTCCCATTAAGATTGATACTGCTACTGCTAAATGTGAAGTTGGGTATTATGCAAATATGTTGGTTGAGGTGGATTTCGCTCAATCAATACCTAACAAAATATAGATTGGTACCAAATATGGAGGTTTCTTTCAGGACATTTCCATTCCCGTTCTTCCTAAATATTGTCATCATTGTAAGATTGTAGGACATTCAACTGTATATTGTCGCAATGAGCAGAACAAAAGAGCTTCTGAACGCAGAGCTCCACCAAAGCTTAAAGCTAGTGCTGAGATTCCTCATACACCTTTTGACATTTGTGACAGGTCAATGGTTGAAAGTTCTCCATCAAAGGTACAACCTAGTACTTCTAACTCAGTTATTCAGCCTAATTCAACAGAAGATTCAGTTGTTTTAAATATTGCTACTCCAGTTACTCATTCATCTTCTAGTGGTCCAACAAATTCTGTAGTAGGAGGGAGATTTAGCGCACTCAATAATTCTAATGATAAGGAAAATGATATTGTAGAAGACCCAACTGTTCAAGTTGAATTATCTCCTAAAAAATTACTTCAAATTGCAGAAGTAACTGAATTGGAAAATAGTGTGGTGAAATTTATTGATGCTGATTCAGGGAAAGTAACAACAGATTCAGTTCCTTTACATCTTGGTCTTCAGTGGTTAAGACATCCTCAAGGAGTAAGTCTGGTGCACAACTTACAATTTCAGGGAAAAAAAGTATTAATGAAGTAGTTAAAAATGTGGTTCAAGGAAATGCTTCTAGTGAGAAAATCATTAATCCTACAACAAAGAAGTATAATTTTAGAAGAAATGATGGTAAGGGAGGTCCAAAAAACCTCCAAATCAAAACATGAAGATTATTTTTTGGAACTTAAGAGGCCTTAGAAGACTAAGGTCTCAACAGAAGTTACATTCTTTAGTTAATCAATTCAATCCAGCTTTAGTTTGGGTTGCAGAACCAAAAATTAAGTGCTCTCCTTCTTTTTGTAGTAAATTGAATCTACCAGGTATGTAATCCATGGTAATTCATAATGAAGTTAATAATCATAAGGGTAATATTTGTCTTTTTTGGAGTAGATCCATTGCTACTCCTTCTGTTGTTTCTATCTCTAGTCAGATGATAGCTATGGATGTAGGATATGTGCTGGTGTTTGGGGTTCATGCACATGTTAATGTTGTTCAAAGAAGATATTTATGGTCTGAAATGCAACTTATCAGTGAACTTAAAAAACCTCGGGCTATATTAGGTGATTTCAATGTTGTTTTATCAATTgaggaaaaagttggtggtagatCACCTTCAAGGATATCTATGACTGATTTTAATGATTGCATCAATTCATGTGAACTTCTTCAAGCTCCTAAGATTGGCCTAGATTTCTCTTGGTCCAATTGTCAGCAAGGCAGTCAAAGAATACTATGTAATCTAGATAGAGTTGTGTTTAATATGTGATGGTTACAAATGTTTGGAGACTGGGGTTATAAAGTAGGACTCAGACTTGCATCAGATCATGCACCATTGCTGGGAGGTTTTGCAAGTGTGCCAAAGCCAAAAAATGCTCCTTTAAGATTTCAGAAAATGCGGCCAGAACATCCTACttttatgaaagtggtggaaaaCAGTTGGGCAGAGAAAATTCATGGTGATGCtccttatattttcatgacaaagTTAAAATTTCTCAAGCATATTCTTAAAGACTGGAATTGGAAAGTTTTTGGTGATGTGAAGttaaaaatccaagaagcagaagacaatgttaaagcaaaaatgaTACATTCTGATGCTCATCCTCATAATGAACAAGCTTTGGAAGACTTAGTTGCATCTCAAAATGAAGATAATTCAAGGGAAGTACAATATAATACAATGCTCAAGAAAAAATCCATAATTAAATGGGTAAAATAGGATTCAGCTAATACAAATTTCTTCCATACCAATATCAAAATTAGGCAAACAAGAAATTTTATTTTGGAGTtggaagatgataatggcaactTGATttcagatcaaaagaagatagcTGATACTCTAGTTGACTTCTTTGAAAAAAGATATCAATATCAGGAAGTTGAAGTTAATGATTCTAttcttgattcaattccaaaATTAATAACTGAAAATGATCAATTTATGCTAGAAGTCATTCCAGAAGCAGATGAGATTAAAGTTGCGGTATTTGAAATGGATGGTGATAGTGCTCCTGGTCCTGATAGTTTTTCAGGTATGTTTTATCAAGCATGCTGGCAAATTATTCAAGATGATTTTGTCAATGTTGTGCAATCTTGTTGGAGAAGAAAATATATTCCAAAAGGTCTCAATTCCAATTTTTTGGTCTTATTACCTAAAAGTCAAAGTCCTAAACAGCCTAATCagtttagaccaattggtttGAGTAACTTTAGTTTTAAAGTTTTCACCAAAATTTTATCCATGAGAATGGCCAGCCTGATGAACAAATTAGTATCTTCACAACAAGTGGCATATATCAAGGGCAGAAGCATTCATGAGCAGGTACTCTTAGCATCTGAATTAgtgaatgaaatgaaaaagaagaggAGGGGAGGAAATTTCAGCCTAAAACTTGATATCACTCAAGCTTATGATTCAGTAAGATGGGTTTTCTTATTCAAAGTGTTTCAACAATATGGATTTTCTTTAGCTTGGTGTGACTGGTTAAAAGAACTGTTATCTTCTACAAAAATCTCTGTTATGGTTAATGGAGGACCAAATGGCTTTTTCTCAATGCACAGGGGTTTGAATCAGGGTGACCCATTGTCTCccattctttttgtttttatggAGGAAGTTTTGAGTAAAGGATTACAAAATATGGTGGAGAAGAATAAATTACAACCAATGTTAATAAGGAATGGTATTTCTCATACTCACCTCTTATTCGTTGATGATGTTTTCATTTTTTGTAATGGTTCAAAAAAGAATTTGCAAAATCTGTTACTTTTTCTTAAAGATTATCAAAGATTCTCTGGTCAAGTATTTAACAGACTTAAAAGCAAATGTTTTATTGATGGCTGCTCAATAGtgcaaaaaaatcaaatttcaaattcTTTGCAGATGGATTTAACTTCATTTCCAGATAAATACTTGGGGGTGATTATTCATTCAGGAAGAATTAAAACAGCTATTGTATACCCCATGGTTGAAATGATGCAAGACTATTTGGCAGTTTGGAAAGGTAAACTCCTTTCTTTCCATGACAGACTGGTACTAATCAAGTTTGTTCTGAGTAGTATTCCAATATACAACATGGATGTATACAAATGGCTATGCTCTGTAATTAAGGAATGTGAAAAAATAATgagtaattttctttggtctggtgatgGAGAAACTAGAAAGTTTACAATCATTTCTTGGAAAAGGGTTTGTACTCCTTTTGATGAAGGAGGTTTGGGTATTAGAAGACTTTCTGATCTCAACAAGGCATTAttaatgaagatgatgtggaatCTCTTAACTTCTACGGAAAAATGGGCAATGTTTTTTGCAGTTAAATTCAAAGATAAGAATAGGAAATGTATATCTCAATGGAAGCTTTCTTCAGTGTGTCCTGGTTTAAAATGGGCTTGGCAATAACTTAAAACAAATATCAGATGGATTATTGATAATGGTCATCATATCTATGTTTGGTTTGACACTTGGATTGGTGATAGTCCTATAATTGAATCTATTGGTTTCACTGATTATGTCAAAAACAATATTCAAATGAAAGTGAAGGATTTGTTACATAATGGTATATGGAAGATTCCTATTGAATTACAAAGCTATATCAATTCTCCATTACCTATTGTAAGTGGTGCTCAAGATTCAGTTATCTGGTGTGGTGATACAAAAGGTAACTTCTCCACAGCATTAGCAGTAAATGTCATCAGATTCAAACAACCAAAACTCCATTGGCCTGTTCAAATTTGGAAGCATTTTCTTCACTCTGGAATTTCTAGCAATATCTGGAAAATTCAGCAAGGGGTTTTTGTGGATGATCAAAAAAGAGTGACTCAAGGTTATTCTATAGTTTCCATGTGTTGTGTCTGCAAACAAGAGCAAGATAGTATGGCACATATTTTATGGTTCTGCAGCTTTAATCTTAAAATCTGGAAATGGctaggtaacatctttcacttctCCATTCCTTGATCTTTTGATAACATTTTTCAATTGGCAAAACACCAAAGTTCCATTGTCAAAGAAATCTGGATCACAGCAGCTCTTGCCACAATAAGGGAACTGTGGTTTATGAAAATAGAATAACTTTTGATAATGCAAAGCCAAATTTAAGAGAAGAATTCTAAACTTAGTTTATTATGGAGGTTTTAGAATGAAAGGGACCAGATGAAATCAAGAATATGACACAATTATCCTCAAATTCTTCCATTTAGATCCTAGAGGCATTAAATTTACAACTATTAAAGAATGTTTCTGGCCCAATCCTGCAAGGGGTTTTGTATTGTTTTGTTGTGATGGTGTTGCAGCAGGAAATCCTGGTTTGGCTGGTTTTGGTGTTATTGCAAGAGACCATGAATGCAGTCCTTGGTACTGTATCAGGTGGTTTAGGGATTGCTACAAATTATATAGCTGAGGCTCTGGCTGTTATATGGGCATTAGAATGCGCAGTGAGACTTCATTGTGATAATATCATTATTAGATCATATTCAAAATCAGTGATTGAATATTTCAAAAAGGAAGCAGTGGTTTGGTGTTTCAAAGAAAGATGGCTAAAAGCTAAGCAATTCTTATCTCAAATCCATTATGAACATTGCTATAGAGAGGTAAATTTCTCAGCTGATGGCTTAGCCAAAAAAGGAGCAACATTGCAGCTGGGAGAGATTGTACATCATACTGGAAGGCCTTCTCATCTGATCCAAGTTGAAATGccatatataacatactacatattctATTAAAAAATGCTTTGTTTCTCTTTTTAGTTTGTTGTTTCAGTTTCTTTTGATTGTAAAAACATTTCTGcttttttgattaataaaaaaattggtGATTCAGCAAAAAATAATGTATGTTGGCTAACCTTTAAAAATCCTTAGGTTTGCGCCTCTTGGAACCACCtaaagccatggcatggtttgttatgCAACAAGCATATCGGAAGATATTGCATTTGCATAAACTTCTGAATGTACAATGgcacaaaaatcagaatttttggaAAAACCAAAATTTCTCTAGTTTTGAACTTATAATAATCGAAAGATATTTCATTTGCATAAACTTCTGAATGTATGTTGGCTAATCGGAAGAtattaattgaaaaagcgggggtctaacaacaccacctaatatttttcttagaaatttgtatggactaactccgaattactttctagagaatcaactagacactcagactcaatctaggtaaaagtatctcaaggatttaatatctctctcttgttttgatttactcgagctaatagaaatcagcgagtctttaatcaaacacaaggaataacttggatggtaccaaagaccaatatccaaggatcaatcaattaaaatcaacaaccaaaggttggatattctaattgatgatctacaacgcacaacctgtattgtttcaatataaagataaacaatatatgcGGAaatggaaataacacagacaccagaattttgttaacgaggaaaccgcaaatgcaaaaaaatctcgggacctagtctagattgaatacacactgtatattaagccgctacagacactatcctactccaagctaacttatgactggactgtagttgaacccccaatcaatctcccactatgtGCTCATACTCCTATGATCCCAGCaacatactacgcacttgattcccttagatgatctcactcacaactaagagttgctacgacccaaaatcgcaggctttgacaataaacaaatttatctctcacaaacaagtctatcaaaggatcaatctgtctcccacagataaaccctaaaggttttgttccgtcttttgataataatcaaggtggacaggaaccaattgataatccggtcttatattcccgaagaacaacctagagttatcaatcatctcacaacaatcttaatcgtatggtagcgaaacaagatgttgcggaatcacaaaaaatgagacgaagatgtttgtgattactttttatatcttgcctatcagagacatcaatctcaagacaatcaatctgatcgtactcgtacgatagaagatgcaagatcagatcatacaactacgataaaagtagtgtcggtctggctttacacccccaatgaagtatttaagtcgttaacctggttttacaagaagaaaaccaaacgttaaaggagaatcgagtctagcacgcaaactagtatcacacgtaaggtgtggagattagttttgcacaatactatatgtctcctttatatagtctttcaaatcagggtttgcaatcaatgttagcttagtaacaaagcattcaatattcaccgttagatgaaaacatgatttagattcaagataatatttctcaaccgttagatcgaaaacttggcttgttacacacacttgacaatgcacgcttctaggttgttaaccgtacccaaacatatgcacttgttggttcaacaatagttaaccaaaaggttagccatatgatcatttcatatcaaccatgttcttcttcaccataactagtttaaatgacttcaaatgaactagttagagagttattcaattgcaaggaaatctcatgtactacacaagacacaattgaagcaaagatgatttgattcacttgaatcggttcatgagattttatagccacggtttgcaaactgcattccttagtctttttaagtttaagttcagaaatcatcttcagatatataaccttctcaagtttgcagactaggttcgcgggcttaagttaccgggtagagtttacaaactccagcagagattctcgggtttgagaacttcgccggttagcggactggattcgcggacttagcttcacgcaagtagtttgtcaactctaacagaaattctcgggtttgagaacttcggaagttcgcggacttggctcacgccattcttccggttctcttgatcaacaaagttcgcaaactttggttcaaggaataggacttatacataaatgcgtTACCACAACAATgcatatgtccaccattggttatgtaatctaaactctcatttcaatcattgatacattcttataggatgttatatagttgttacactatttctcgtcaaagaaattttcaaagtgattaaaacatatcatgactttagtcactaggtaaagataaacttgatcgaagcgaaaagcttaccaacacatatttcgagatatagataggcgaggcatacaacttcttgtctcaaagagataaagtagatagacttttgagtgacagataagttcaagttttcacatacctttttgtcgagaagttccactggttccttgagtagttcttcttcttgtatgatgaatctccatgaagtcattgatctcaactacactttctatcctagtccgagacttagctataatagactagaaatcaagacttataattttgatcactaacattgacaaatatgcttgagatagcaacgcacgcgagttcgaccgagcaattccctaacaatctccccctttgtcagttttagtgacaaaactatcaatacatatggaatacaaaaaagataaagaaactttagtatctcctattccacatgtctaatggtcaacattcctcgaaatcttcgtcacttccaaatactccaatgatcccaaaggttgtaagtttagcatcatcgttgttgaagatctgtagctataacaatgagaaagcatcggtctcgattatcgttgtacagtgtcatagtattattacacagtgtcaaagtccaattgtatcacaacttaaataataatactatggtgatatgtatcactcccccttagtcaatactccgtctcacatggaaaccactcccccttacacaatgatccgaaaaccatatgtatttgtagtgtgaactacatattaattctccccctttttttctataaaattggcaaaggtacaagaacgggatcataatgaaatttccgaaagagacatttcatgactaaaagaaaaatacataccaactaatttagatgcaatcataaagccgaatctaaatgcattcatcaaggagtttaaagatacaagataacccctctaaaattccacatccgcacacccgtcaagatatgaccattaagcacaagtttaaaagaactctcccccatttgatgtcatccccgaaagaaaaacaacgagcgaccttaatttcaaaagaaaataaggatttttattggacaccaaaaaccatgagaatgattttctatatccaaaaactcaatcaaaattaatcacaagtaaacccatgattaatttaatcgtaatacacaatcaaattaaatacaagaagtgatcaattcaattgattgtgctcaacataagagaacttatggagacaggaaaatactcaactagattaattacaagagaacgcataattaatctaattggaatacacaactaaactaattacaaaggtaatcaatttaattgtcatttgttttgctcgacataagaaaacttacggaccaataactaaataactaaacaagatgattaatttagttcaatatgctcgacataacatatctcacggaacaccaactaagctaaaaaatcaacttggtcgtatagtgctcaacataagatacattacggagcctcacagtaatacataaaatatggatcagggatgatcaatactgcggaatacacaaggattcattctatcttcaatcactatttgcataacgaaaaTAATAGAcacaatccttgaaaacaaaagattttaacctatcttccatcaaataattgacaatataggcttaacttttgtatttgccaaaagtacattcattcttttaccagtacgtgaataccgaacacggacgactttacttttgataaagtatgcgacaaacatagttcacggatgtaaacaccaatatcccataaaaaatttgtaatatatcaaatcataaagattaatactgcaaaaacattatcctccaaatatttttagaatttaatactaataaacctaaaaaaaacaagaagatgaaacataatagctatgtgtagtcacaatcattgctattcaaagcactagttattcttctaactaaaaccaaaaagaagacatactaggcaacaatatctttgagaaattccttatcactcccgaactccttgttgtcaacagccgttggaatataaggttcgtggaggaagaagtcaataccaacaaaccgtcttggctgatgaagtcgaaccagggccttctgaatttccaaagatcttaaaatgcaagcctttatttcactaatctcctttcttacttccttcaactcatcaagaacatcgaaaaacttctgagagttagaagggacatcccttggctttcttgtattcctcctctttcttttcaaggaaggagttactggagatttctctttttccttgattgatggcttagcaatcatattgacatcttttccatccaaagacatgatgcttagaaaacagttataaacaactggtttttgtgagtggaattcacaatctcatcaagcagtcttaagatataaaagatatcagagaggaaaaaggaatgtagggttcgcaacctttaaacaggttcgtggacaccc
Coding sequences within:
- the LOC113272534 gene encoding uncharacterized protein LOC113272534, translated to MDSVPKAPGKEVRHHDNLGFNNESNSQKVPSIELPDDLFEEGLNPWKFSLIGILDLQHIKFVNDAIILRQQWKLVGDCKLIPLGRIFFTIKLDNETDRRFIKSGQWEVLNQVLQVRNWISNFIPSKKITSKAQVWVRFPGLGLEFWKEKILFTICKEIGTPIKIDTATAKCEVGYYANMLVENKRASERRAPPKLKASAEIPHTPFDICDRSMVESSPSKVQPSTSNSVIQPNSTEDSVVLNIATPVTHSSSSGPTNSVVGGRFSALNNSNDKENDIVEDPTVQVELSPKKLLQIAEVTELENSVVKFIDADSGKVTTDSVPLHLGLQWLRHPQGMIAMDVGYVLVFGVHAHVNVVQRRYLWSEMQLISELKKPRAILGDFNVVLSIEEKVGGRSPSRISMTDFNDCINSCELLQAPKIGLDFSWSNCQQGSQRILCNLDRVVFNM
- the LOC113272535 gene encoding uncharacterized protein LOC113272535, coding for MFGDWGYKVGLRLASDHAPLLGGFASVPKPKNAPLRFQKMRPEHPTFMKVVENSWAEKIHGDAPYIFMTKLKFLKHILKDWNWKVFGDVKLKIQEAEDNVKAKMIHSDAHPHNEQALEDLVASQNEDNSREVQYNTMLKKKSIIKWEVEVNDSILDSIPKLITENDQFMLEVIPEADEIKVAVFEMDGDSAPGPDSFSGMFYQACWQIIQDDFVNVVQSCWRRKYIPKGLNSNFLVLLPKSQSPKQPNQFRPIGLSNFSFKVFTKILSMRMASLMNKLVSSQQVAYIKGRSIHEQVLLASELVNEMKKKRRGGNFSLKLDITQAYDSVRWVFLFKVFQQYGFSLAWCDWLKELLSSTKISVMVNGGPNGFFSMHRGLNQGDPLSPILFVFMEEVLSKGLQNMVEKNKLQPMLIRNGISHTHLLFVDDVFIFCNGSKKNLQNLLLFLKDYQRFSGQMDLTSFPDKYLGVIIHSGRIKTAIVYPMVEMMQDYLAVWKVKFKDKNRKCISQWKLSSVCPGLKWACPIIESIGFTDYVKNNIQMKVKDLLHNGIWKIPIELQSYINSPLPIVSGAQDSVIWCGDTKGNFSTALAVNVIRFKQPKLHWPVQIWKHFLHSGISSNIWKIQQGVFVDDQKRVTSFTSPFLDLLITFFNWQNTKVPLSKKSGSQQLLPQ